A region of Ornithodoros turicata isolate Travis chromosome 5, ASM3712646v1, whole genome shotgun sequence DNA encodes the following proteins:
- the LOC135393989 gene encoding serine hydrolase-like protein, with protein MNPGELTIDVPYGKLAAKVWGPEDGRRVLALHGWLDSAATYDSLIPHLDPHIRVVALDFSGHGDSSHCPPGSHYSYLTFILDVKRTLQALQWKDVTILGHSLGAVVGLTYAGLFPREVVRIVALDVVALSYYPLTRVSSSISNAVTQLLEIEAKLSNPPVYGESELLDRMEEANPGQLTEYSKKVLLKRGAKVVEGGMVLKRDLRAKVTRMAPFAVEVQKEIVKRYKGELLALKVVQGNHRNVTSDELEFRELYRKNCKFFHYIEVNGTHYVHLNNPERVAPHISAFLRDGALKQGKL; from the coding sequence ATGAATCCCGGAGAGCTGACAATCGACGTCCCATATGGGAAGCTCGCTGCCAAAGTATGGGGACCAGAGGACGGCAGACGTGTGCTCGCCCTCCATGGCTGGCTTGACAGTGCCGCTACCTACGATAGTCTCATTCCTCATCTTGACCCGCACATCCGTGTAGTTGCTTTGGACTTCTCGGGTCATGGTGACTCCTCCCACTGTCCACCTGGTTCTCACTACAGCTACCTCACTTTTATCCTGGATGTGAAACGAACGCTTCAGGCGCTTCAGTGGAAGGACGTGACCATATTGGGACACAGCCTGGGAGCAGTGGTCGGCTTAACGTACGCTGGACTGTTCCCCCGCGAAGTGGTGAGGATCGTGGCGTTGGACGTGGTTGCCTTGTCATATTACCCCCTGACCCGCGTTTCGTCGTCAATAAGTAACGCCGTGACGCAGCTTTTAGAGATCGAAGCTAAACTCTCAAACCCACCAGTGTACGGGGAGTCTGAGCTGTTGGATCGCATGGAGGAAGCGAACCCAGGACAGTTGACGGAATATTCCAAGAAAGTTCTGCTCAAGAGAGGGGCGAAGGTGGTCGAGGGAGGGATGGTTCTGAAGAGAGACCTGCGTGCAAAGGTGACCAGGATGGCCCCTTTCGCAGTTGAGGTCCAGAAGGAAATTGTCAAGAGATATAAAGGAGAGCTGTTGGCTCTCAAGGTAGTGCAAGGAAATCATCGTAATGTGACCAGTGACGAACTGGAGTTCCGGGAATTGTACCGGAAGAACTGTAAATTTTTCCACTACATCGAGGTGAACGGTACCCACTACGTACATCTGAACAATCCAGAACGGGTGGCGCCACATATTAGCGCATTTTTAAGGGATGGCGCTCTTAAGCAAGGAAAGCTGTAA
- the LOC135393988 gene encoding serine hydrolase-like protein isoform X1 encodes MSRSDVGTLITKRMPSESQEFNIPVPYGHLAAKAWGDPASASNNVLALHGWRNNAGTFDNLAPLLSEDLYIVAVDLSGHGLSSHKPLGCSYNYIEYVMDVCRIVDILKWQKFSIIGHSFGCCVGMMYASMYTNRVECIIALDLYSPLHVQDKNIARYTSESIRKVLSIEEKLGFPPTYLEDELIDKLDAATFGKLTESSKRTLLKRDLTPVGAGKVTLNPDPRTKIISTIHFNLSFQYALMEHYTGDLLMVTASEIDPRIMRESMDAFFDLYSKKCRRFKHVEVEGNHFVHLNNAERVAPVVNAFLQEMEYNS; translated from the exons ATGTCACGTAgcgacgttgggacatt AATAACAAAGAGAATGCCGAGCGAAAGCCAAGAATTCAACATTCCAGTGCCCTATGGTCACCTAGCTGCCAAGGCCTGGGGGGATCCAGCATCAGCGAGCAACAACGTCCTCGCGCTTCATGGCTGGAGAAATAATGCGGGCACTTTTGACAACTTGGCGCCACTGCTTTCTGAAG ACCTCTACATTGTGGCAGTGGACCTCTCAGGACATGGGCTCTCCTCTCACAAGCCATTGGGCTGCAGCTACAACTACATCGAGTACGTCATGGACGTGTGTCGGATCGTGGACATCCTCAAGTGGCAGAAGTTCAGCATCATCGGACACAGCTTTGGCTGCTGTGTCGGAATGATGTACGCCAGCATGTACACAAACAGAGTTGAATGCATTATCGCCCTAGACTTGTATTCTCCGTTACATGTACAGGACAAGAACATAGCGAGGTACACTTCCGAGAGCATACGGAAGGTTCTGAGCATTGAAGAGAAGTTGGGCTTTCCTCCTACTTACCTCGAGGATGAATTGATAGATAAGTTAGACGCCGCAACATTCGGTAAATTAACGGAGTCTTCTAAGAGAACTCTGTTGAAACGTGACCTCACACCTGTCGGGGCTGGGAAGGTGACCCTGAATCCCGATCCGCGGACCAAGATAATCAGTACAATCCACTTTAACCTGAGCTTCCAGTACGCACTCATGGAGCACTACACCGGAGACCTGCTCATGGTAACGGCATCCGAAATCGATCCGAGAATTATGCGGGAAAGCATGGACGCCTTCTTTGATCTCTACAGCAAGAAGTGTCGGAGGTTTAAGCATGTCGAAGTCGAAGGCAACCATTTTGTTCATTTGAACAATGCAGAGAGAGTAGCTCCAGTTGTGAATGCTTTCCTTCAAGAGATGGAGTATAATTCATGA
- the LOC135393988 gene encoding serine hydrolase-like protein isoform X2, producing MPSESQEFNIPVPYGHLAAKAWGDPASASNNVLALHGWRNNAGTFDNLAPLLSEDLYIVAVDLSGHGLSSHKPLGCSYNYIEYVMDVCRIVDILKWQKFSIIGHSFGCCVGMMYASMYTNRVECIIALDLYSPLHVQDKNIARYTSESIRKVLSIEEKLGFPPTYLEDELIDKLDAATFGKLTESSKRTLLKRDLTPVGAGKVTLNPDPRTKIISTIHFNLSFQYALMEHYTGDLLMVTASEIDPRIMRESMDAFFDLYSKKCRRFKHVEVEGNHFVHLNNAERVAPVVNAFLQEMEYNS from the exons ATGCCGAGCGAAAGCCAAGAATTCAACATTCCAGTGCCCTATGGTCACCTAGCTGCCAAGGCCTGGGGGGATCCAGCATCAGCGAGCAACAACGTCCTCGCGCTTCATGGCTGGAGAAATAATGCGGGCACTTTTGACAACTTGGCGCCACTGCTTTCTGAAG ACCTCTACATTGTGGCAGTGGACCTCTCAGGACATGGGCTCTCCTCTCACAAGCCATTGGGCTGCAGCTACAACTACATCGAGTACGTCATGGACGTGTGTCGGATCGTGGACATCCTCAAGTGGCAGAAGTTCAGCATCATCGGACACAGCTTTGGCTGCTGTGTCGGAATGATGTACGCCAGCATGTACACAAACAGAGTTGAATGCATTATCGCCCTAGACTTGTATTCTCCGTTACATGTACAGGACAAGAACATAGCGAGGTACACTTCCGAGAGCATACGGAAGGTTCTGAGCATTGAAGAGAAGTTGGGCTTTCCTCCTACTTACCTCGAGGATGAATTGATAGATAAGTTAGACGCCGCAACATTCGGTAAATTAACGGAGTCTTCTAAGAGAACTCTGTTGAAACGTGACCTCACACCTGTCGGGGCTGGGAAGGTGACCCTGAATCCCGATCCGCGGACCAAGATAATCAGTACAATCCACTTTAACCTGAGCTTCCAGTACGCACTCATGGAGCACTACACCGGAGACCTGCTCATGGTAACGGCATCCGAAATCGATCCGAGAATTATGCGGGAAAGCATGGACGCCTTCTTTGATCTCTACAGCAAGAAGTGTCGGAGGTTTAAGCATGTCGAAGTCGAAGGCAACCATTTTGTTCATTTGAACAATGCAGAGAGAGTAGCTCCAGTTGTGAATGCTTTCCTTCAAGAGATGGAGTATAATTCATGA
- the LOC135395293 gene encoding uncharacterized protein LOC135395293 has product MSRLRHAFRDIWIICAFEYACLIDAHGANMARLCGKPLNPIETARMAKMAAQGFAPCARDLGLLGISPKLKREATRGCVLMQLCYAYADNYKNDTPAFKNSLMDCLERTSHMLTKMDPELFIEEYHFNTTAFFEKGRRCFINMLPADGRLALGTMGSFLRFLSL; this is encoded by the exons ATGAGTCGTTTGCGTCACGCTTTTCGCGATATATGGATAATATGTGCGTTTGAGTACGCGTGCCTCATCGATGCCCATGGAGCCAATATGGCACGCCTCTGCGGGAAACCACTCA ATCCCATTGAAACGGCCCGAATGGCAAAGATGGCAGCACAAGGGTTTGCACCTTGTGCAAGAGACTTGGGACTTCTCGGTATCAGTCCTAAACTGAAAAGG GAAGCCACTCGGGGATGTGTGTTGATGCAACTCTGCTACGCGTATGCTGACAACTACAAAAAC GATACTCCTGCGTTCAAGAATTCTCTCATGGATTGCCTCGAGCGTACCTCTCATATGCTTACAAAGATGGATCCT GAGTTGTTTATTGAGGAATACCATTTCAACACAACGGCGTTCTTTGAAAAAGGACGG cgTTGCTTCATAAACATGCTACCCGCTGACGGAAGGCTAGCTCTAGGCACCATGGGATCTTTTCTACGATTTTTGTCGCTCTGA